Genomic DNA from bacterium:
ATCACCGCCTGCCGTTCCATCCCCAATGCCTTCTCCAACGCCAAATACCCCCCACGCTTTTTATATCCATCAAGCGTGCGGTACTCGGCTTCTTCAGCATATTTCAGCAGCAATCTGTTTTCAGGCATTCTTAAATTAGACCTCGCCCTCATGCAGTTGGCATTTCACGACGGAATTGGACATCTGGGTGATAGTGGGTTCCTCGCTGGAACGTAGGCGGTCGATGATTTCGTTCAATTTTTCGGGGGTAAGGTTGCCTTCGTATTTGTCGCCAATCTGAATCACCGGGGCGGCGCTGCAGAAGTTTAGGCACTCGACCTCTTCGATGGTGAATATGCCGTCGGGCGTCGTTTCGCCGGAGCCGATGCCTAGTTTCTCTTGTAAATAATCAAGTAAACGAAACGCCCCAACTACGGCGCAAGTAAGACAAGTACAAACTTCAATAACGTGTTTGCCTATTGGCTCCGTTTTATAAAGCGTGTAAAAAGTAGCTACCCCTGCGACCTCGGCAAAAGGACGATTCATGCGGACGGCTACTTCCATCATCGCCTCGGGAGTGACCATTCCATACTCTCGCTGCGCAATCCAGAGGGCGGGGAGCAAGGCGGCTTTCTTATCGGGATAATGCGTCACAATCGCCTCAAGCTCCTTAACGGCTTCAGGTGAAAAACGCATTTTGACTTCGCTCGAAGGTGTCGGCAGAGGACGCTCATCGGTTGTTACTCGCTCCTTCGGTTTCATCGGTCTACTTCTCCAAGAACAATATCGATACTCCCTATACAAGCTACCATATCGGCCATTAATCCGCCGCGGCACATTAAATCAAGTACTTGTAAGTTCATAAACGACGGTGGGCGTAGGTGCCAGCGATAGGGGGCATCGGCGCCATCGCTAACAATATAAAACCCGGCTTCACCCTTCGGACTTTCCGTTGGGACATAAACCTCTCCCAGGGGTGGATGATAGCCTTC
This window encodes:
- a CDS encoding NAD(P)H-dependent oxidoreductase subunit E, producing MKPKERVTTDERPLPTPSSEVKMRFSPEAVKELEAIVTHYPDKKAALLPALWIAQREYGMVTPEAMMEVAVRMNRPFAEVAGVATFYTLYKTEPIGKHVIEVCTCLTCAVVGAFRLLDYLQEKLGIGSGETTPDGIFTIEEVECLNFCSAAPVIQIGDKYEGNLTPEKLNEIIDRLRSSEEPTITQMSNSVVKCQLHEGEV